Genomic DNA from uncultured Methanospirillum sp.:
ACGCCGGTCCATTCACCCGCTACCCACGTGTCTTCAAGTGGCTCCTCAGCAAGAAGACCCGTGATGAGCAGATGGCAGCCTTCAAGAACAGTGGAAAGGTAGCCGACGCAACCATCCTGAACGAACTGGATCGTGAGATCACCCTTTACGAACTCTCACAGATGACCCGTGCTGCTCCGGCAAAGGCTCTTGGTCTCTCAAGTTCCCGTGGTGGTCTTGCAGTTGGTATGGATGCAGAAGTTGCAATCTATGACATAGATCCGACAAAGCTCCCAACTGATCCGGAAGAGTACGAGAGAGTATTCTCAAATGTCTCATATCTGTTCAAGAATGGGGACATGGTCATCAAAGAGGGAAGCATCATTCTTGAGAACCCAACCAAGATGACATTCTGGGTCAATGCACAGGTTCCTGATAACAAGCAGGTTACCCGTGACGTCAGGGAGAAGTTCCTCAGGTACTACACCGTTACCCAGCCAAACTACGAAGTTCCTGACTCATATGCACCCCACCCGCATGTGATTGAAACAACCGCAAATGTGTGAGGTACCAGGAATGAAGACAGTAACAATAAAGATGGTAAAGGTCCCCGAACTTTATCTCGAAGGAGATATGATCACTCCTGATCAGTTTGCGGGAAAGACAAACGAAGAGATTGCTGCCCTCCGTTGCTACGAAGGAAGAGAGACCTACAAACTTGGGGATTTCTTTGAGATCCATGGGGATGCAGTTGGTGCAACTCCGGAAGAGACCAAGGTCATTGTAACCGGTGACTGTAAGAAAGTCAAGTACATCGGCATGAACATGACAGCCGGAGAGGTTGTTGTGGAAAGCAGCTGCGATATGTACACCGGTGGATGGATGAAAGGAGGAAAACTCCACGTGAAAGGAAACGTGGACTCCTTCTCCGGTCTCGGTATGGAAGGCGGAGAATTTGTTGTCGACGGAAACGGCGGCAACTTCATCGGTGCCTCATACCGTGGTGACTGGCGTGGCATGCAGGGTGGTGTTCTCCGTGTCAAGGGCAATGTTGGCAGTGATATTGGTACCTTTATGAACGGTGGAACTCTCATCGTCGAAGGGGACGCCGATGTGCACATTGGAACCCACCAGGAAGGCGGGACCATCATCGTCAAGGGTAATGTCAACCGCCGTGTCGGTGGACAGATGGTGAAAGGGACGATCTATGTCTACGGAACCATCAACTACATGATGCCCGGGTACAAGTACAACCAGGATGTTGAACTTGAGGTTGATGGGGACAAGGCGGTCTTTGCCGAGTACCTCGGTGACCTTGGAGAGCGTCACTCTAAGTCCAAGGGACAGGTTGTCTACGGTAAGATCTACCTGAAGAAGAACTAATCCTCTCTTTTTTTAGCCGGATTCTTCGGCCTTTAATCCCGAAAAATAGTATGATCAGTTCCTGATCATATCGATGAATGCTTCAATTCTGGTTCGTATCTGCTCTGTGTCAGCAGGTGAGTAATCAGTCTCGATCTGAATAACAGGAAGATCCTTCTCTTTCATAGCCTTTGAAAGAATACGTGACTCGACATTGTACGTATGACAACCGATCCAGGTTATGTCCACAATGCCATCTGCGTTGTATTCTTCTGCAACTTTAGCCAGAATGTTCATCCGTTCGGTATTCGGGCTCATACAGGAGCAGGGAATCTGGAGATATTTCTTTGCAACAGCATGGACAAGATCGGAATCAGAGGTATCAACATCATGGAGATACTGTTTCATTCCTGCACAGTTCTCGATGTAGATTACGGCTGCACCTGACTCCTCGATGATCTTCAGAACTTTTTCAGATCCTAGTCCAGTTGGAACACCGGTTACGATGATCCGTGGTGTGCCTTTTGGAAATGCTCCGGTACCGTTTGCCTTCATCTTCTTCCCTTCTTCAATAAGGGCCTTCAGATGAGTGTTGAACTCTTCAGGATCATAAGTGAAGTTACGTGCCCAGGTCACTTTCAGCATGTCTAGTCCGGACAGCACAGGCGGGTCAGCTCTGTTGAGTTCGGCAACCTCTCTGATAAGTCGGCGCTGCTCATTCATCCGGTTGATGGCTGCTTTTAGAGAATCGGTTGTTATCGTAACTCCGAGACGCTGTTCAATCTCGGTCTTGCAGCGTTGAACTTCCGAGTACCAGTAATCATCCTGTGCCTTGCCAGTAGCTCCCTGGGGAACCTGTAGAACAACGGTCGGTTTGAAGGTGTTCATCAATTCAAACATCTTCTTCTTGCCATCACAGGTTGTTTCACCTATGATAAACTCAGCATTGACAAAGAACGGACATTTGTCTGTTATGGCAAATCCATAACTGGATTTAATCAAAGGACAGAAGTTTCGTGGAAGGTCCTTCTCACCATCTGCGATCGGCTCTTCTTTTGTGGCACAAAGGGCTACCGGGAATCCACCTGCTGCAAGAACAAGTTCCTGAGGGGCAAACACACAGTAAAATCCGACGATTGGAACTTTCTTCTCTTTTATTGCGGTAATTTCTACTGATGCTCGGGGCATCGCCTGATCAAACCATGTTAATGATTCTGCTCTCATAGTAACTCCGGTCATTGGAATTGAATCAAAAGACAGAACAGTGATAAGAGATCCTCTCCCATCGCTCTGGCAACTGGTTGAAAGATTTCAATCAGGCAGAATATTCAGTCTCCTTAGTATTCACCATTGTGAAGGATATGAACCCATATTCATCTGTTGATTAGGCAGTATTAATCGAAGAAGTTTCACAGGATTCGTAAAACTATCCCTGCAGACCTTGAAAAATGCGATAAAAGAACTCATAAGGGTTATATCATAACCCTTACCGGGACCAGCGGCCATGGATCAACTGTGCTTACAGACAGAACTGCCCCGATCGCACCGGAGAACTCGGCATGTTCAGGAACACGGATCTCCTGCTGTATCAGGACCGACATTCTTGATACGATGTCCGCATTTGCAGATACCCCACCGGTAAAGATAACCGGTGGAGCCAGAGTCATTCGTGATGCGAGAGAGAGCGTACGTCTGGCAATTGCGTCATTGATACCGGCAACTATCTCATGTACCGGACATCCGCGTGATAAGAGCCCGATGATTTCAGATTCCGCAAAGACTGTGCACATCGATGAGAGCCGGAGCGGTTCTGATTCTCTTCCAATGGAACCCATATCGCTCAGAGAGACAGATAAGGCATCTGCCATGATTGAAAGGAATCTGCCAGTACCTGCTGCACATTTATCATTCATTGCAAAATCTGATACTTTACCGGTATCTCCAAGGCTGATAACCTTCGCATCCTGACCACCGATGTCGATCACGGTCCTGCATCCGGGAACGAGGTACACTGCTCCCTTCCCATGACATCCGATCTCATTGAGAACCTTCGAGGATCCGGGAACCATCTTGCGGCCATACCCGGTTGCAACGATGGTGACAGGAGGAGAACCCATTTGGCTGC
This window encodes:
- a CDS encoding double-cubane-cluster-containing anaerobic reductase; protein product: MRAESLTWFDQAMPRASVEITAIKEKKVPIVGFYCVFAPQELVLAAGGFPVALCATKEEPIADGEKDLPRNFCPLIKSSYGFAITDKCPFFVNAEFIIGETTCDGKKKMFELMNTFKPTVVLQVPQGATGKAQDDYWYSEVQRCKTEIEQRLGVTITTDSLKAAINRMNEQRRLIREVAELNRADPPVLSGLDMLKVTWARNFTYDPEEFNTHLKALIEEGKKMKANGTGAFPKGTPRIIVTGVPTGLGSEKVLKIIEESGAAVIYIENCAGMKQYLHDVDTSDSDLVHAVAKKYLQIPCSCMSPNTERMNILAKVAEEYNADGIVDITWIGCHTYNVESRILSKAMKEKDLPVIQIETDYSPADTEQIRTRIEAFIDMIRN
- a CDS encoding formylmethanofuran dehydrogenase subunit C, with translation MKTVTIKMVKVPELYLEGDMITPDQFAGKTNEEIAALRCYEGRETYKLGDFFEIHGDAVGATPEETKVIVTGDCKKVKYIGMNMTAGEVVVESSCDMYTGGWMKGGKLHVKGNVDSFSGLGMEGGEFVVDGNGGNFIGASYRGDWRGMQGGVLRVKGNVGSDIGTFMNGGTLIVEGDADVHIGTHQEGGTIIVKGNVNRRVGGQMVKGTIYVYGTINYMMPGYKYNQDVELEVDGDKAVFAEYLGDLGERHSKSKGQVVYGKIYLKKN
- a CDS encoding acyl-CoA dehydratase activase; the encoded protein is MTEQITNETGGVPGMPILGIDAGSTRIKGALWTGSSWILHEISSGVSYEQGVTGLIDTMSSQMGSPPVTIVATGYGRKMVPGSSKVLNEIGCHGKGAVYLVPGCRTVIDIGGQDAKVISLGDTGKVSDFAMNDKCAAGTGRFLSIMADALSVSLSDMGSIGRESEPLRLSSMCTVFAESEIIGLLSRGCPVHEIVAGINDAIARRTLSLASRMTLAPPVIFTGGVSANADIVSRMSVLIQQEIRVPEHAEFSGAIGAVLSVSTVDPWPLVPVRVMI